A single window of Cryptococcus neoformans var. neoformans JEC21 chromosome 3 sequence DNA harbors:
- a CDS encoding RNA helicase, putative, whose protein sequence is MASSSTLLNDDWKQGLAAPPKDLRPQTEDVTATQGSRFEDFGLRRELLMGIYTAGFERPSPIQEQAIPMALTGRDILARAKNGTGKTASFIIPTLNRINTSLSHIQALILVPTRELALQTSQVCKTLGAHIPNLQVMITTGGTTLRDDILRLQQPVHILVGTPGRILDLGSKGIASLNKCGVFVMDEADKLLSEDFMPVIEQTLALCPQERQVMLFSATFPWTVKEFKDQHMVQPYEINLMDELTLKGVTQYYAYVEESQKVHCLNTLFSKLQINQSIIFCNSTNRVELLAKKVTELGYSCFYSHAKMQQAHRNRVFHDFRNGMTRNLVCSDLLTRGIDIQAVNVVINFDFPRTAESYLHRIGRSGRFGHLGLAISLLTLEDRHNLYRIESELGTEIAPIPAVIDPVLYVAPAMVEEERESPPPKPAAIAAPPAQQQPQQRQRQHPPVPSHQAAQQSPAAAPVQQQQQQQQQQQQQQQQQQPQYQQAYGQGPPQPQALFQQQPNSSPAPAPLPSYSQQAPTQAQGPAPVQSPPPAPSTQPQAPAQTPIQGQIPPTQPRAQQQGQQQPGQPGQAQGQSQPNRRPNTGGFRGNGRGQGHRGRGRGRGGQPGQPGAGAGAGQSQQAQA, encoded by the exons ATGgcgtcttcctcaac GTTACTGAACGACGACTGGAAACAGGGTCTTGCTGCCCCTCCTAAAGACCTTCGTCCCCAAACTGAG GACGTTACCGCTACTCAAGGATCTCGTTTCGAAGATTTTGGCTTACGCCGAGAACTTTTGATGGGTATCTACACTGCTGGGTTCGAAAGACCTAGTCCTATCCAAGAGCAAGCTATCCCTATGGCCCTTACAGGACGAGATATTCTTG CTCGAGCGAAGAACGGTACTGGAAAG ACTGCTTCTTTCATTATTCCTACCCTTAACCGAATCAACACTTCTCTATCTCATATTCAAGCACTTATCCTAGTTCCCACCCGAGAACTCGCCCTTCAAACATCCCAAGTCTGCAAAACCCTTGGTGCTCACATCCCTAACCTCCAAGTTATGATTACCACCGGCGGTACCACATTACGTGACGATATCCTTCGTCTTCAACAACCTGTCCACATTCTCGTCGGTACACCCGGTCGTATCTTAGATTTGGGAAGCAAGGGAATTGCGAGTTTGAACAAGTGCGGTGTCTTTGTTATGGATGAAGCAGACAAGCTTCTCAGTGAAGATTTCATGCCTGTCATTGAGCAGACTTTGGCTCTGTGCCCTCAAGAGAGACAGGTTATGCTGTTCTCTGCTACTTTCCCATGGACCGTCAAGGAATTCAAG GACCAACACATGGTTCAACCATACGAAATCAACCTCATGGACGAACTTACTCTTAAAGGTGTCACTCAATATTATGCCTATGTTGAAGAATCTCAGAAAGTCCATTGCCTCAacaccctcttctctaAG CTCCAAATCAACCAATCTATCATCTTCTGCAACTCCACCAACCGTGTCGAGCTCCTCGCCAAGAAGGTCACTGAACTTGGCTATTCCTGTTTCTACTCCCACGCAAAGATGCAACAAGCCCACCGAAACCGAGTTTTCCACGACTTCCGTAACGGCATGACTCGAAACTTGGTCTGTTCCGACTTGTTGACAAGAGGTATTGATATCCAGGCCGTGAATGTTGTCATCAACTTTGACTTCCCAAGGACTGCAGAATCATATCTTCACAGGATCGGCCGATCTGGTCGTTTTGGTCATTTGGGTCTTGCCATTTCTCTCCTCACT CTTGAAGATAGACATAACCTGTACCGTATCGAATCCGAACTTGGCACAGAAATTGCCCCTATCCCCGCCGTCATCGATCCTGTCCTCTATGTCGCTCCTGCCAtggtagaggaagagcgagaatCACCGCCCCCTAAGCCCGCTGCCATCGCCGCTCCTCCCGCTCAGCAACAACCTCAACAACGACAACGACAACACCCTCCTGTGCCTTCCCACCAAGCTGCTCAGCAGAGCCCTGCTGCCGCGCCcgtccaacaacaacagcagcagcaacaacaacaacaacaacaacaacaacaacaacaacctcaGTACCAACAGGCATATGGTCAGGGCCCACCCCAGCCTCAAGCCCTtttccagcagcagcccAATTCTTCTCCCGCCCCGGCACCTTTGCCTTCTTATTCTCAACAGGCTCCGACTCAGGCCCAGGGACCCGCGCCAGTGcaatctccacctcccGCGCCTTCCACTCAGCCCCAGGCCCCTGCTCAAACCCCCATTCAAGGCCAAATCCCTCCGACTCAGCCCCGAGCTCAGCAACAAGGCCAGCAACAACCCGGTCAACCAGGTCAGGCGCAGGGTCAGAGTCAACCTAACAGACGGCCGAATACTGGTGGCTTTAGGGGTAACGGACGAGGTCAAGGACATAGAGGACGAGGtagggggaggggaggaCAGCCCGGTCAGCCTGGTGCCGGTGCCGGTGCGGGCCAGAGCCAACAGGCTCAAGCCTAA